The Tubulanus polymorphus chromosome 3, tnTubPoly1.2, whole genome shotgun sequence nucleotide sequence TTCAGTATTCGACCGATCTAAATAAAATATCAGCTACAGATAAGATGAAATCAAATATAATTCGATATACATTTGATGTGAATACAAAATACCTCAAATCCTATATGTGGCACAACACAACACAAGTCATTGGTGTCTAAATTTGAAGTTTTCGTCCAGGCAATAAATTTGAGCATTGGTCTGTAAAACACAAGAGATGAACATAGAGAACTAGATGAAATCTAATGAATAATTGATAGTTGTTAGTTTTAATGCTTTATTTCTTACCGTTCGAGATGAGATAGATTTTCGACATGTTGATGAGCTGGGGATAAAATCTCAAAAACTGCGGTGAAATGAGTGACGCAAAGAAACTCAAGCAACCTGTAGTGAAATACATAAACACATAGATTTCAAAAAGATTTTagtaaaaataatcaaaatatatgattgtATGTAATCAACTAGCCCTACTTTTGCCTGGCTTCTTTATCCATCTGATCCAAAAAATCCGAAACAGTTTGAGCCACTTCTTTAGCAATTCTGAATCGCTGGTcaacatatttttcaatatcaccTGAGGAAAAAACAATCATCATAAGTGAATAAAAACTTtacaaaatattacaaaaatcTATGTCTTACATGAACGCaaaattgttactatggtatatTCGAACTCACTTCTATTTTTGAATAACAAATGTACATTTTTGGACCCAGCACAAATGATCTTCTCCCCTTGAACATCTATACAACTCAAATGAGCAGCTTCACCATTGGCTTTCTTAGTAGCGCAAACTAATTCCACTTCATTGAGTtcctaaacaaatatatagacaaaaaagaaaataaatttcagatttcatGGGAGAttgaaatatgtgaaaatagctttggaaacaaataattttgaaccttaaTGAAATAACGTTTCCAAGTAAAATCATCTCCTCCTGTAGTTTTATCGTCATCGTCCCCGAGACCACCGGTAAACTTCTTCAACGCGTAAATAATACACGTCACTTCATTACCCATTCTCAACAAACAGTTTCCTCTAGCAACCTGTGgaatatcatcattttaatCGTCAAAAACACtcttaattcatttcaaaaaattcgATCGGTAATAGAAAATTTACCCTATTCCGAATATCATCATTGTTATCATAGATTTCATCATCCGGACctctttttttcgaaaaaaccTTCGCATCAATAAGTGAAGCATTACAACCATCTGGTAGAATTCCAACTGGCACTTCAGTTTCTATacatttgatatatttattctGTTGAGCCCAGTACAGCCATCTGAAATAAATGATCAGCGATGTGAATGATATAACactgaataaagatttaatttggatttgaattcGACCCTGGTAAGTGAAGATTTCATGGAAATTCCCACTGAAAATTTCACTTTCTGTCGGTCTATTTACCTTTCTGCCTGTAAGGGTCGGTCTGAAACTTCACTGTCTTtaagaattgatttcaaatgttcttTCAAAGATGTCAGGGTGAGATGAGGATTATCATCTGTATAGTTATCACACAAATATACCAGTAATTCTTCTTGAATGCGACGAGTTTGTGCGGCCATTGTTGACGTCATTCGGAGATTTCGTCAGTCGTAGACTGGTTACCTTAATGgaacaggcaaccagtctacgtCAGTCGGAGCccgatcctcgcctgccacaGCTAGGGCTAGAGTTAGGCATCCACCCGATAGATGTCAGTAAATGCAGACGTCACACGATATCACTACGCTAATTAAGTACTACTTAATGTGATGATAATTCAAAACTTAATTCGATATTAAGCCATCTATATAAACTGAGTGGTCTGAGACAAATTCATTTAAGAGTTTGAAAATCATGAGAATAATTGAGATAAATCTCAAACAGAAACATTTGATACTGAATTGAACACTATTTCAATGGCGGAATATGACACTAATCCGGGGGTGTAACAGGTGTCGGTTTGCAGCCATTTTTAGACGAAAAATTAAAGGAATGCTCAATAAATTCACTCGAAACTCGTTAACCACCTGctaaaatgtaaatatatctcATTTCAGACACAATTTATAACTGTTTTATTGCGTTGAAACTTAAATAGTTGTCAAAAGAAGGTGAATTATTGTGTAAATGAGGCCGGATTTCTTGGTTTCCGGGTCGCCGACGGTCGGGTGTGTGACTTGtcaaaaattatgtatttctCGTTTGCATACTGTCTAAGTTGTACGTCCCAAATGTATCCGCGTTGAGGTGACCCACACTGTAGTATTACCAAAATTAAAAAGCGTGTATCATAATGAATACTGACTTAGGTTTGGTTTTaattagttacctaatcattGGTGGTGTGTATTTAAGCTTTTACAAGTCAATTGACTTATTGGAAAGGCACCAACACCGCATCccatgtggtttgtgaaaatatctgatcGTGAATTAAAACTACTGATAGGTTACTGACTTGGTAGTAGGTTGGTCATTTGAGCCAGTTATCCATATGTGACAAGTCTGTTGTCATAGGCCAGAAGAGACTTTCGCACCTAAGATTCGAACCCATGAATCCAGTGACTGTTGTTGGTTTAATCCACTCAATCTCCAACAATGCTCTTGTCCTCGACTACAGACCAGTTTTATTTCTTGCAGATTTGAAGACGTTTTCACAGAGCGCCGCAGTGTTCATTGATTCACTATGCCGACACCGAAGCGCCTGCGTGATTTAATCCGCGAGATTCGCTCGGCGAGAACTGCCGCTGACGAGCGTTCGGTCGTCCAACGAGAATGTGCTCAAATACGAGATGTATTCAGAGAAGAAGACAACGCCTATCGATGTCGCAACGTCGCCAAGTTATTGTATATTCATATGTTGGGTTATCCAGCCCACTTTGGTCAGGTATGTGTCTGTGTGTGCATCGAATTACTGCTGAGATTCATCAAATTATAGTTTATTAAGTAAAGTATTCGAAAGGGAAGAGAGCATCGTAAAGTGTGCATTCAATGGGATACTGGCAAGGCTACTGAGGGAAGCTAGGATTCAGCGATAATCCACCAGGATCGCTAGTGGCAGCgggttaccgcgcttcaatttcttctacatttcaataaacttGGAGCCAATTTTTCtgattagtaaatcaattttcagtgaaatcaatacCACACACTGAGTGAGAAAGGAAATCTTAAATCAATTCGATAACGACTCGTTTGATAATTTCCGGATTTGGAAGcctaaaaataatgttaaaatttcattgaaaatgaactgattttcactacgaGTGACCCAGTGTTTtattgcgccatctggtgttgccggtatcccattgCCAAGAAAAATGCCCTGCACCCTGTTTAGAAATGCCTACAAAATTCCCTCAATTCTCTTGAAATGTCTTTCATTCGTTTTTGATTCGTGTTTTCAGTTGGAATGTCTAAAATTGATCGCATCTTCGAAGTTCACTGATAAAAGAATAGGATACCTCGGTGCTATGTTACTTCTTGATGAAAGACAAGACGTTCATTTACTCGTCACAAATTCCCTCAAAAAGTACGTATTGGTTTCCGCTCGAAGGTTTTGCCGAAACGAGTAGAAATCACACGGtatttaattgttttgttttcattatttctcAGTGATTTGAATCATCAAACTCAGTATATTGTAAGTCTAGCATTGTGCACTTTGGGAAGCATTTGTTCGACGGAAATGAGCAGAGATTTGGCCGGAGAAGTTGAAAAACTTCTGAAATCTTCAAACGCTTACATCAAAAAGAAGGtattcatgaatttcatttgttaTTATTGAATTTGTGCGGATTTTTGGTTTCGGAAATCGTGAAActaatgaaataatgattgaATTACAGGCTGCGTTGTGTGCTGTACGTATCATTCGTAAAGTTCCCGATCTGATGGAGATGTTTATTCCAGCCACGAGGAATATGCTCAATGAAAAGAATCATGGTAAGTCTAAAAACAAAATCTACTAGATAATGATAGTGAATTTACAGAAGTGGCGTTGGTTTGAGTCGTCATAGTTGAGACAATTATCGTGTGGATGTTTTACTAGTAAATTGATTTGAGATACAAATTAGGTCTCcaaaatacagtcaaccccagATTTAACCCCCTGATAAACTGCCACCCCGTCTAATACTCAtcttcgcttgccaggggtcaggTATCACTCTCgaacgaagcgtgatttcattactggcgctgttgtcatatatcgatttgcgaaatacttccttgttcagtaaaacgttcgctgattggtctatttaacgggaaaccaatagaagcctaaagtcgtttgttacaagcgctgtgattggtacaaccggattctggtcggctagtaacgactctaacgactcgtgaggtcaaggggttcggcgaacagctttagcgtagtgggttcaaatcccttgacgggtgaagatgtctAATACTAGGCTTCTTCTGAGAATGAACCTTTGGTATTTTGTCTTGAAACAAACAAGTCATTTAATTTCACCAATTGTCAAAATCTTTAATCACTGTATGTAGGCGCCGGTCGGGGTTTGAACGTAGTGGTAATTTAAGTGATGCAAGGATTTATACGATCACAAGTAGTTGAAACTAAGTTTGACTGTAGATTAGAGAATTGAAGTTGTGTTATTGAATTGTTTGTAGGTGTTTTATTGACGGCTGTGTGTCTCATTACGGAGATGTGTGAACGAAGTCCAGACACACTGAATCACTTCCGCAAGGTACGTGTAAGTATACATACAACTATTTCACTGCATCTTGTTGTATTTTTAGTCGGGTGTTTATAGCGATGACCGTTGAGATTGGGTCGACTTGTCAGCATGCAGCGCGGCCAGTTCACATCATGCTGCAGAAAGTATAACATGTTCGAAGTAGATATTCAATTCGTAAcatgtaaatattttgacagtttcaaaCGTCATTGCTATAATCCTCATTTACATGTTAGAACATAGattgaattgtcaccataTATCTCTAATCAAAGTCTGTATTCAATCTCTtgtttgaacattttgaatatttagttGTTGTCTAAAGTTTCTGTGTTAGAGAATCTTGTAGCATTAATTTAGAGGTTCttcaatcttcatgagcagcatTTTCACCCAGTGAAAATATATCGAaggaattttgtattttctgtaCTCTGAATATTATTGTTGATGGCTCTATTTTTGTTCCCTGTTTTTGTAACAGGATCAGAAAATCGAGGTAATTTATgttttgttgatattttgttgttttctcaAATTTAATGCTTTGTC carries:
- the LOC141902347 gene encoding uncharacterized protein LOC141902347; amino-acid sequence: MAAQTRRIQEELLVYLCDNYTDDNPHLTLTSLKEHLKSILKDSEVSDRPLQAERWLYWAQQNKYIKCIETEVPVGILPDGCNASLIDAKVFSKKRGPDDEIYDNNDDIRNRVARGNCLLRMGNEVTCIIYALKKFTGGLGDDDDKTTGGDDFTWKRYFIKELNEVELVCATKKANGEAAHLSCIDVQGEKIICAGSKNVHLLFKNRSDIEKYVDQRFRIAKEVAQTVSDFLDQMDKEARQKLLEFLCVTHFTAVFEILSPAHQHVENLSHLERPMLKFIAWTKTSNLDTNDLCCVVPHIGFEIGRILKLDTVEYDLIPVSDLDLRMQQVRCGYNSEGEVFYFLDFNSNVVGLLKKKTVWYIMCRAIREKSKAAVLSKSKKQDFKEKKALGKTKCRILEIRTWLKLDDDTTSIWQGLAINYIRWCLRNFESSKVSQEEIIDKFPDLWKRFLAENDETDEIIAKFINS